In Arthrobacter sp. SLBN-112, a genomic segment contains:
- a CDS encoding transcription antitermination factor NusB yields MSGSGANPGGQGRPGGRGRAGQSGQGSSGGSGGGGRGNGGPGDASRRNAKGRERNRGPQRSFTEQAPSQRTRRADPARLVAFEVLRAVAHEDAYANLVLPARIRHHHLDKRDAGFATELSYGALRSQGTYDAILARCVDRPLDQLDPAVLDALRIGVHQLLAMRVPAHAALDQTVGLARAVIGAGPSALINAVLRKVTARTLDEWLDLLVAGETDETKIASLRYAHPEWIVRAMRQSLVAHGRSASEINALLEADNAAPVVNLVALPGLGSLDEALETGATPGELVEGSALSSGGDLGRLSSVRAGTTRVQDVGSQLVARALAAVDLGTAAEAGAGPTAAADASREAWLDLCAGPGGKAALLGALAHQRGATLLANEPAPHRAKLVGQALAAVPNDSWQVRTGDGRDVGAEQPESFHRVLVDVPCTGLGALRRRPESRWRRSPKDIADLGPLQRELLASALAAVRPGGVVAYVTCSPHPAETTAVVADAIRKRDDLELLDAGAALDAVSLTGNLGAGHELTAQLWPHIHHTDAMFLALIKKKS; encoded by the coding sequence ATGAGCGGTTCCGGAGCAAACCCGGGCGGCCAGGGCAGGCCCGGAGGGCGCGGCAGGGCCGGGCAAAGCGGCCAAGGCAGCAGTGGTGGATCCGGTGGCGGCGGCCGCGGCAACGGCGGTCCCGGCGATGCCAGCCGGCGGAACGCCAAGGGAAGGGAACGCAACCGGGGGCCGCAACGGAGCTTCACGGAACAGGCGCCGTCACAGCGGACCAGGCGCGCCGACCCCGCGCGGCTGGTGGCCTTCGAGGTGCTGCGCGCGGTGGCACATGAGGATGCCTACGCCAACCTGGTGCTGCCCGCACGGATCCGGCACCACCACCTGGACAAACGGGACGCCGGCTTCGCCACGGAATTGAGCTACGGTGCCCTGCGAAGCCAAGGCACCTACGACGCCATCCTGGCCCGGTGCGTGGACAGGCCGCTTGACCAGCTTGATCCGGCAGTCCTCGACGCCCTCCGGATAGGCGTCCACCAGTTGCTGGCCATGAGGGTCCCGGCCCATGCGGCATTGGACCAGACCGTTGGGCTTGCCCGCGCCGTCATCGGTGCAGGCCCCTCGGCGCTGATCAACGCCGTCCTCCGCAAAGTCACGGCCCGCACCCTTGATGAATGGCTGGACCTGCTGGTGGCTGGGGAAACCGACGAAACGAAGATCGCTTCGCTGCGGTACGCCCATCCGGAGTGGATTGTCCGGGCCATGCGGCAATCGCTGGTGGCCCACGGCCGCTCCGCTTCGGAGATCAACGCGCTGCTGGAAGCTGACAACGCCGCACCCGTGGTCAACCTGGTGGCCCTGCCCGGGCTCGGGAGCCTGGATGAGGCCCTGGAAACCGGCGCCACCCCCGGTGAACTGGTGGAGGGATCCGCACTGTCCAGCGGCGGGGACCTGGGCCGCCTGTCCTCTGTCCGCGCCGGAACCACCCGCGTGCAGGACGTCGGTTCGCAATTGGTGGCCAGGGCGCTGGCCGCCGTCGACCTCGGCACGGCGGCGGAGGCTGGTGCCGGGCCAACCGCAGCGGCGGACGCTTCCCGCGAGGCGTGGCTTGATCTGTGCGCCGGGCCCGGCGGGAAAGCGGCACTGTTGGGGGCACTGGCCCACCAGCGGGGGGCCACGCTCCTGGCGAACGAACCGGCACCGCACCGGGCAAAGCTCGTGGGCCAGGCGTTGGCCGCCGTGCCGAACGACAGCTGGCAGGTCCGCACCGGAGACGGCCGTGATGTGGGGGCTGAGCAACCCGAAAGCTTCCACCGCGTCCTGGTGGATGTTCCCTGCACAGGCTTGGGAGCGCTGCGCCGCCGTCCGGAGTCCCGGTGGCGGCGCTCGCCCAAGGACATCGCAGACCTCGGCCCCCTGCAGCGCGAGCTGCTGGCATCCGCCCTGGCAGCCGTCCGGCCCGGAGGAGTGGTGGCGTATGTCACATGTTCGCCGCATCCGGCCGAAACCACCGCCGTAGTGGCTGACGCCATCCGGAAACGCGACGACCTTGAACTCCTTGACGCCGGGGCCGCGCTGGACGCTGTCAGCCTCACCGGCAACCTCGGCGCCGGGCACGAGCTGACGGCCCAACTCTGGCCCCACATCCACCACACCGACGCGATGTTCCTGGCCCTCATCAAAAAGAAGTCCTGA
- the fmt gene encoding methionyl-tRNA formyltransferase: MRVLFAGTPAVAVPSLDALVNAGFEVVAVLTRPDAPLGRKRVLTPSPVARRAAELGIDIIHAAKVDADTTARISAAAPDVAAIVAYGGLVPPAALAIPRHGWVNLHFSLLPSWRGAAPVQRAVMAGDDLTGAVTFRLEEGLDTGPVFGTLTEPVGAHDTAGDLLERLSHSGAVLLAQTLSAIDAGKAAPQPQAGDVTLAPKLTLDDGRLTWAHPALAISRRARGVTPEPGAWTMLDGQRIKLEPVRLRPDIAGLAPGAVTVQEKSVVVGTGSHAVELTRIQPAGKKMMAAADWARGLASVEGVVFE, translated from the coding sequence ATGAGGGTCCTGTTCGCTGGTACACCGGCCGTCGCCGTTCCGTCGCTCGATGCCCTGGTCAACGCAGGCTTTGAAGTGGTCGCGGTCCTGACGCGCCCCGATGCGCCGCTGGGCCGGAAGCGCGTGCTGACGCCGTCCCCGGTTGCCCGGCGGGCCGCTGAACTCGGCATCGACATCATTCATGCGGCCAAAGTCGACGCCGACACCACCGCACGCATCTCGGCGGCCGCGCCGGATGTGGCAGCCATCGTCGCTTATGGCGGCCTGGTCCCGCCGGCCGCGTTGGCAATACCCCGCCACGGCTGGGTCAACCTGCACTTCTCCCTGCTGCCGTCCTGGCGCGGGGCGGCGCCGGTACAGCGGGCCGTGATGGCCGGAGACGACCTCACCGGCGCCGTCACTTTCCGGCTTGAAGAAGGACTCGATACCGGTCCCGTCTTCGGAACCCTGACGGAGCCCGTGGGCGCCCACGACACCGCAGGCGACCTGCTCGAGCGGCTTTCACACAGCGGAGCGGTCCTGCTGGCGCAGACACTCTCGGCCATCGACGCCGGAAAAGCGGCGCCGCAGCCACAGGCGGGCGACGTCACACTGGCACCGAAGCTGACCTTGGACGATGGCCGCCTCACTTGGGCCCACCCGGCTCTCGCCATCAGCAGGCGGGCGCGCGGCGTCACCCCCGAGCCAGGCGCCTGGACCATGCTGGACGGGCAGCGGATCAAGCTCGAGCCTGTCCGGCTCCGGCCGGACATTGCCGGCCTTGCGCCGGGGGCGGTGACAGTCCAGGAAAAGAGCGTTGTGGTGGGAACGGGGTCGCACGCGGTGGAACTCACCCGGATCCAGCCCGCCGGCAAGAAAATGATGGCTGCCGCCGACTGGGCGCGCGGTCTGGCTTCAGTGGAGGGCGTGGTGTTCGAATGA
- the def gene encoding peptide deformylase has product MAILNIRIIGDPVLRTEADPVTEFGPELAKLVADMTETMEDVEGAGLAAPQVGVSKRVFTYRIDGVEGHIINPVLENSEDYQPDHVEGCLSIPGLGFPVRRFRTTRVTGVDMNGNPVTVEGEGLLARCFQHETDHLDGILYTDRLEGDDRKAALRSIRNANYDAVTERTTAKRAKSVGSSFGGASFGGPSASGSSFGAPE; this is encoded by the coding sequence ATGGCTATCCTGAATATCCGCATCATTGGCGATCCTGTGCTGCGCACAGAGGCCGATCCCGTGACGGAATTCGGACCCGAACTTGCCAAACTGGTCGCCGACATGACCGAAACCATGGAGGACGTGGAGGGCGCCGGGCTCGCCGCCCCGCAGGTCGGCGTCAGCAAGCGTGTCTTCACCTACCGCATCGACGGCGTCGAAGGCCACATCATCAACCCGGTGCTGGAAAACAGCGAGGACTACCAGCCGGACCATGTGGAGGGCTGCCTCTCCATCCCTGGGCTCGGATTTCCGGTCCGCCGCTTCCGCACCACCCGGGTCACCGGAGTCGACATGAACGGCAACCCGGTGACGGTCGAAGGCGAGGGACTGCTCGCTCGGTGCTTCCAGCATGAAACCGACCACCTGGACGGCATCCTCTACACCGACCGGCTGGAGGGCGACGACCGGAAGGCAGCGCTGCGCTCCATCCGCAACGCCAACTACGACGCCGTCACCGAACGCACCACGGCAAAGCGGGCCAAGAGTGTCGGGTCCAGCTTCGGCGGCGCAAGTTTTGGTGGGCCCAGCGCCTCCGGCTCCAGCTTTGGCGCCCCCGAATGA